The genomic region TAAAGCCACAATGGAAACGACAAAACTCGGAGAAACTGAGAGTGGACTAGAAGCCAGGATTGATCAGTTTGCAGCGGAAGCAGATGTCATCATTCTCGTAGCCCGAATAAAACCTCATACGGATTTCCGAGGCAAAGTAGAAAGTGGACTTATGAAAATGATCAGCATAGGCATGGGAAAACAATATGGAGCTAGCATCTGTCACTCGAAGGGTTTTGAGAATATGGCTCGGAATGTTCATGATATTGCAAGTGTCGTAATAGAAAAACATCCAAATATAATAGGAATCGGAATTATTGAAAATACATTCCATGAGACATATAGAATTGTTGCATTACCTGGGGAAAGGTTCGACGACGAAGAACCTAGGCTTCTGGAACAGGCCAAGATGCTGATGCCTAAGATTCCTTTCAAGAAATGTGATACGTTGTTTGTCGATGAAATTGGAAAGAATATAAGTGGCCCGGGAATGGACCCCAATATTACAGGGCGTTCTGTTTTCCTAGGTAGGTCTGAACCTTTCTTTGACGGTATTGCTGTCTTCGATCTGACCGATGAATCTCATCATAATGGCAACGGTATCGGAAATGCCGATGTGACTACAAGACGTTTTTTCAATAAGTTCAGCATGGAAGTGACATATCCCAATTCAATTACCTGTCTTGATCCTTCAGGAGTCAAGCTTCCTGCGATAATGCCGAATGATTACCTAGCCATGAAGTTTGCTTTGAATCTGGCATACCTTGCTGATGCAAAAACGGGACCAAGAGTCGTTTGGCTGCATAATACCCTGTGTATGTACAGTTTCCTGATTTCTGAAAACCTAATTCCATCGGCATTGAAGATAAAAGGGATATCTATTGAGACAAAACCACAGGAAGCCAGATTTGATGACAATCAAAATCTTATACCTGTTGACTGGTCATAGTTTCGGAATGGATCACAAGTAAGGTAAATATCATGAAAATTCTAGCAATTGAATCCTCAACATCAGCAGCAAAGGCTATGCTATTTGATACGAAGACAAGGAAAACATCCATGCAGACAAAAACTTTTCCGCGAATGTACGAAGATATTACCCTACATGACCCGAAAGTTGTTTTCATGACGATGCTTGATGTTGCAAAGACCGTTCTTTGTGCCGAGTCTCGGGTCGACATCGTGTCATTGGGCGGAACATGGCATTCCTTCGGACTGTTTGACAAAAAAATGCATCCTCTGGGTCCTGTGATGCCATGGAACTGTACCATGGCGTCTGAATTATGCATGAAACTACGGAAAGACGGAAAATATGTAGATGATTACTACAACATAACCGGCTGTATGGTAAATGCCATCTACCCGTTTTTTAAATTGAAATTGGTGAAGGACGATGTAACTGACATCCATGCATGCTATATAGGGGGGCAGGGAACTTTCAACAACTATCGTTTTACCGGTCGACATATCGTAACGGAATGTGAGGCATCAGGAAGCGGTTTTCTGGACATACGAAGATTGTCATACCATCCTGCGTTGCTGGCAGAGTCGGAAATAGACGAAAGTTCTTTGCCAGAGATTGTAAAATCTACTTCAACATATGGATTGCAGAAGGAGGTTGCTGATTATCTGGGCATATTGCCGGGTACTCCGGTGATTCCAACGAATTCCGACGGTGGACTCAATCAGATCGGTACAGGTGCCATCGAAAAAGGAATAATGACTTTTTCAGTCGGTACAAGTGCTGCAATCAGATTGTCGGTTGATAAGCCGATCTTGCCAGCAAATCACAGTGTGTGGTGCTATTATTCCCCAAAAGGCTGGTTATCTGGGGCTGCAATATCTGGAGCATGTAATTGTATCGATTGGTACAGGCAATTGCTGAGTCCCTTGGCTTCTTGGAATTATGACAGATTTGAATTGCCATATACCAGCAAGGCTGATATTCCCATTTTTCTTCCTTTCATATTCGGCGAACGCTGCCCTGGCTGGCAAGATACAGCATCTGGCAGATTAATGGATCTTAAACCAAATACATCCATCTATGACTTATATATTGCAATCCAAGAGGGAATCCTTTTCAACATCTACCAATGCTACAGTTCTTTGGTCCGCATCGATTCCGAACCTCAGCTGATAAAACTTTCCGGTGGTATCCTGCATTCTTCTGGGTGGACTCAAATGTGTGCGGACATATTCAATCGCCCAATTGAAGTTGACCGGAGTATGCAGGGGTCGTTGACTGGAGGAGTTGCTCTTTCAATGGACGTACTCAACATGCAAGAAGCCAAGAGTGAATATGTGCACCAAGATGGGAAAATCATTTATCCAATTGCCTCTCGCCATGAGTTGTATATGAAGCATTATGGAAAATACCTTGAATACTATAGTGAACTTGCAAATGAAGAGAATAAGGAGTCAGGATGTCAAAATATTTTGTGATAATTACTGCACGGTCTTTTGGGTTAAGTGATGATCTTGCTTACCGATGTTTAGAGAATGCAGGCTGTGAATGGATAAAAATTGATGAAAAAGATGGACCGATCGGGAAACAGCTTGAGAGGATGATTCCTAGAGCCGATGCCGTTATTGCCGGTCTGGAACCAATTGACAGAAATCTGATCAGTAAGGCTTGCAGGCTCAAAGTAATTTCCAGATATGGCGTTGGGTATGATAATATTGACTATGAAGCCGCCAAGGGTAGACATATTCAGATAACGATTACCCCGGGTACAAACGGAGATTCTGTTGCCGACTTGGCTTTTGGTCTGTTGTTGGCAGTTGCGAGGAATATTCCTTTGATGGATGCATCAATAAAAAATTTGCATGCTTTACGACCACAGGGACTTGAATTGTATGGGAAGACCTTGGGGGTAGTAGGAACCGGGAGAATCGGACAGAGTATGGCAGAGAGAGGAAAAGGCTTCAATATGAAAGTACTTGCCTATGATATTTATCCAAATAAGATGTTGGAACAAACTCTCGGATTACAATATGTTGATTTTGATTCTTTACTTCGTAATGCAGATTGCATTTCTGTCCATGCTCCGTTGACACCGGAAACAGAAAACATGTTTTCCTTGGAGCAGTTCCAAAAGATGAAGAGTTCCACAATCTTTGTGAATACTGCACGGGCTGAGATCGTAAATGAAATGGATTTGGCCAAGGCTTTGAGCAAGAAAATCATTTATGGTGCAGGGCTTGATGTTGTCCGTGAAAGAAATATAAGCGAAAGTCCTTTTGTCTCTTGCCCTAACTGTATATTGACTCCTCACGCGGGAGCTGCAACACGTGAGGCTTCTTCAAAGATGAGCCTGTTGGCGGTTCAAAACGCCATCGAAGTGTTGGAGGGAAAGGTATGCAAATACAGTGTGTGATCCTCCTTTTGAGATGATTTCTGATGAAGTCCTGCAGTTGATTTCAGGTTCTCTCCGACGGCATCGGGAAGGTGTTTCAGGGAGATTTCCAGCAGTCTGGTACGGTCTGGTTCAGAAAGAAGGGATGACACCTTGATGTCATCAAAGATAGTCCTGAAGATGAGCGCCAAAGCTGTCTTTGCAGAGATGTCTGCAAGCAGGTTGCACATGCAGAAGAACAGCTAGCCGGTCGTCGTGAGATAAGTTCTCCTGCATGGTTTGTTTGTCAATTGAATGATCGGTAAAGGACTTATATCAGGATAAAACAATAAAACAGATGATATTTTGAATCGAGCTTATGGCCTTTTGAAGTTTTGTTTCAGACCGCTGATTTTATCTGCAAAACTTTAGATACCAATTTGGTTTGGAGTACAACAGGTGATTTTTGGTATTTTCCTTTGATATCGGACCGATATCCCTTCGGTGATCCGGCAGATTTCTGTCCGGTTAGGATAGGCGATTCCTGTTGGTCCTGTGCCAGCTGTATACGTATGCAATCAAGAGCAAAGGCAATCACTTGTCGGTATCAGACAGCTTCTGTACCATGTCATGCAGAATATGTTTTTTCAGCAATTCCTTGGCTTCTTGTTTTTTGTTATCCTTGAGCAGCTGCATGAGTGTACCATGTTGTCCTATGTACATGGATAGCTCCTCGTCTGGTTCATCTTGTTCGATTCTCAGTTGCTGGACCTTTGCGTCCAACCGGTTGTAGAGATCCATCAAGGCGTTATTGCCTGTTGTCTTGATTAGTGCCGAATGGAAAAGGGAATCATATTCAAAGGCCTCTGCACGTTTCCCTGTGGAGAAAGCAAAAAAACAGTCTGCGGCATGCCGTGAAAGTGTGGGGAAGTTCAGTTCCAATATCTTCTGATCGATGTTATCGATTGCAAAGCACTCCAATGCGATGCGTACCTTGGCTATATCAAGTGCCTCCCTGTCATTTATCTTGTTCACCTCGGCATGTGTCCGTGGGTTCAAGGTTACCAAACCATATTCACTCAGTCGCCTGATGGCTTCCCTTATGGGGGTACGAGATACCCCGAACTGGCGGGCCAGTTCTTCTTCCTGTATTTTTTCTCCTCCTTTGATTTCCTTGCTCAGGATCTTTTCCTTGAGTACTTCATATACTTGATCCGCGAGACTTGTCTGTTTGATTAATGACATTTGTTTCCTTTGATTTATTGTTTTGTGTATACAATAAACATAATGCCTTATTTCGTCAAGTTTAATTCATTTTGAAAAGAATTCAATAATTTACATTTTATTCCAGGAGAAAAATTTCAACTGTTTTTCTTGACAAAAGAACGAAACAATGATAGGTGTATTGTATACTGTATACTGTATACAATAGTAACAGCAAGGAGATGAGATGGACAAAGGAATATCAGAATTGCTGGCAGATCCTTCCAGAAAGATGAATGCCGAGGAACTGGCTGTCCTTGCGGCAGTGTTTCGGGGAAAAATGTTTGAAATCCTGCATCAGAGGGGAACAGGTCATTGGGGAGGAGCTTCTTCCTGTGCAGAACTGATTACCTCGCTTTATTTCAACAGGCTGAACATAAAGGCCGATTGTCCGGAATGGGAAGATCGTGATCGTTTCATACTGAGCAAAGGACATGCTTCCGTGAATCTATATACCGTCATGGCATACAGGGGATTCTTTTCTACAGGCATGCTCCCTGAGTTCAGGACGTTGGGCTCCTGCCTGCAGGGACATCCCTGCATGACGAAACTGAAAGGTGTGGATATGTCTACGGGGGCTTTGGGACATGGTATTTCCGTAGGATTGGGTATGGCCTTGGCCGCACGGATTGCCCATAGGAACTATTGGACGTATGTACTGACCGGAGAAGGTTGTCTGGATGAAGGTTCGAGCTGGGAAGCACTGATGGCGGCATCCAAGTATAAGCCTGAGCACTTGGTACTGATGATTGATTACAATAAAGTCCAGTTGGACGGTACTGAGGATGAAATAATGCCGTTGGAACCTTTGGATGACAAACTGAGGGCCTTTGGATGGAATGTCTGTCCCTATGGACTTGACGGCAACAATACGTCTGATATCCTGCGGTCCTTTGAATGGATGGATGAAGAAGGCTCATGGCCGAAGGCTGTTATCTACAATACCGTCAAAGGGAAAGGCGTGTCTTTTACTGAAGGAGACCATAAGTGGCATGGGGCTGTCATTACGGATGATGCCTTCGAGAAAGGCATCGTTGAACTGAATGCGGATATCGTTTCAAAGGAGGCGGCATTATGAGTGAAGCAATGAGGGATGCATGGGGTATGGCACTTGTCTCCTATGGAGAAGAGCACCCGGAGCTTGTCGTACTTGATGCTGATGTTTCTTCTTCGACCAAGAGTCGGCTCTTCGGTGAAAGATATCCCGAACGTTTCTTTAATCTCGGAGTAGCAGAAGGCAATATGGTCGGTACCGCAGCAGGCCTTGCAACGGCGGGTTTCCATCCTGTGGTCAATGCTTTCGCAATTTTCCTGGCATTGAAAGCCAGCGATCAGATTCGCAATGATATCTGTTACAACAGCTTGCCGGTAGTCATAGCAGGGGCTTATGGAGGACTTTCCGATTCCTTTGATGGTGCAAGTCATCAATCAATTGCCGATATAGCTATCATGAGGGCTTTTCCCAACATGCAGGTGATCGTTCCTGCCGATGCCGGGCAAGCGG from Spirochaetia bacterium harbors:
- a CDS encoding transketolase, with the translated sequence MDKGISELLADPSRKMNAEELAVLAAVFRGKMFEILHQRGTGHWGGASSCAELITSLYFNRLNIKADCPEWEDRDRFILSKGHASVNLYTVMAYRGFFSTGMLPEFRTLGSCLQGHPCMTKLKGVDMSTGALGHGISVGLGMALAARIAHRNYWTYVLTGEGCLDEGSSWEALMAASKYKPEHLVLMIDYNKVQLDGTEDEIMPLEPLDDKLRAFGWNVCPYGLDGNNTSDILRSFEWMDEEGSWPKAVIYNTVKGKGVSFTEGDHKWHGAVITDDAFEKGIVELNADIVSKEAAL
- a CDS encoding GntR family transcriptional regulator, translating into MSLIKQTSLADQVYEVLKEKILSKEIKGGEKIQEEELARQFGVSRTPIREAIRRLSEYGLVTLNPRTHAEVNKINDREALDIAKVRIALECFAIDNIDQKILELNFPTLSRHAADCFFAFSTGKRAEAFEYDSLFHSALIKTTGNNALMDLYNRLDAKVQQLRIEQDEPDEELSMYIGQHGTLMQLLKDNKKQEAKELLKKHILHDMVQKLSDTDK
- a CDS encoding nickel-dependent lactate racemase codes for the protein MSIYDQLLKSVKIPKFVKVHYNIQQSCIREPAEETQKVIDASKVMDVINPGASVCIACGSREIANLKTIVKNVVAKVKGKGGIPFIIPAMGSHGGATAAGQREILVTYGLGDADVGAPIKATMETTKLGETESGLEARIDQFAAEADVIILVARIKPHTDFRGKVESGLMKMISIGMGKQYGASICHSKGFENMARNVHDIASVVIEKHPNIIGIGIIENTFHETYRIVALPGERFDDEEPRLLEQAKMLMPKIPFKKCDTLFVDEIGKNISGPGMDPNITGRSVFLGRSEPFFDGIAVFDLTDESHHNGNGIGNADVTTRRFFNKFSMEVTYPNSITCLDPSGVKLPAIMPNDYLAMKFALNLAYLADAKTGPRVVWLHNTLCMYSFLISENLIPSALKIKGISIETKPQEARFDDNQNLIPVDWS
- a CDS encoding phosphoglycerate dehydrogenase, coding for MSKYFVIITARSFGLSDDLAYRCLENAGCEWIKIDEKDGPIGKQLERMIPRADAVIAGLEPIDRNLISKACRLKVISRYGVGYDNIDYEAAKGRHIQITITPGTNGDSVADLAFGLLLAVARNIPLMDASIKNLHALRPQGLELYGKTLGVVGTGRIGQSMAERGKGFNMKVLAYDIYPNKMLEQTLGLQYVDFDSLLRNADCISVHAPLTPETENMFSLEQFQKMKSSTIFVNTARAEIVNEMDLAKALSKKIIYGAGLDVVRERNISESPFVSCPNCILTPHAGAATREASSKMSLLAVQNAIEVLEGKVCKYSV